DNA sequence from the Centropristis striata isolate RG_2023a ecotype Rhode Island chromosome 17, C.striata_1.0, whole genome shotgun sequence genome:
aaactaaatataagaATACAGTGAACAACAGTGCAGGGATTACACTCAATGTTATAATAACCTGGTGTGTTGATTTATGTGTCTATATTCTTTATGCCCAATACACATAATACACAAATAATTATTcaatatttgtctttgtttcatgGTTTGGGGTAACAGACATACATTAAATTCACTACAGTTggattatgattaaaaaaacaactccgTTATTAAATGGATCAAGTGCATTAATACCGATTTTTGAATGTTTATAATAAATCATTGTACATTGTAGTTTGtaactgttaaaaatatttattcatcgAGCACtgactgttaaaaaataatgaattgtaCATTTCAATTTGACTGttgaaaaataatcaattacatacatttaaaaatactttattgcacattttagtATGTGAATGTCAAAACAATTCATTACAGAttttaatttgtgattaaaataataattgtgcaTTTTAATTTGCGACTTCTtagaaaaatattgaactttttttagcttttaatgCTGAAATGATCATGTATTTTCAGGTCTGCCAGAGCAGTGACATCTAATGCAGTCGACTTGTAAGTACTGCAcattttctacaaaaaaaaaaaaaggctatttGCTTAAGCATTACCGCTTAAAACATGGATGCCACAGCCACCAGCTACCACCAGGCCCAGCCACCAGCTACCTCCAGGCCCAGCCACCAGCTACCTCCAGGCCCAGCCACCAGCTACCACCAAGCCCAGCCACCAGCTACCTCCAGGCCCAGCCACCAGCTAACTCCAGGCCCAGCCACCAGCAACCACCAGCTACCACCAGGCCCGGCCACGCCCAGGCCCAGCCACCAGCTACCACCAAGCCCAGCCACCATCTACGTCCATGCCCAGCAACAACCAGTTACCTCCAGGCCCAGCCACCAGCTACCACCAGCTACCTCCAGGCCCAGCTACCAACAGGCCCAGCGACCAGCTGCCACCAGCTACCAACAGGCCCAGCCACCAGCTACCTCCTGGCACAGCCACCAGCTACCACCAGGCCCAGCCACCAGCTACCTCCAGGCCCAGCCACCAGCTACCATCTGGAGAGAGTGTATTCATTGAAACAGGTAATCATACCATCATTAGATGTATTTATAGGCCACCAAGCTCTAGTAAAAGTGATTTTAACTCTCATTTGGCAGATGTGCTTGACATAATATCCAAATAGAGGAAACAATGTTATATTATGGgagattttaatattaatattcctGATTcagccaaaaacaaacagattaattcatttttgaacatgatgttttcatattgtgtatTATGGACTCCAATTTCTGTCCACCTACGTATAGAGTGATTAAACCAAGTACCATCAGCAAATTTAAAGAGTTGATAGAACGTCTCTCTTGCGATAATGTTATGGACAATCAAGACCCACAGAAGGCGTATactatttttctaaataaaataacCAATGCATATAATGTTGCCTTTCCTGAGAAGAGAGCAGCCTCTAAATTCTACTCCAAGCCAGTACAGCCTTGGATAACCCCAGGAATTATAAAAACCCTTAGAAAGAAGCACAAATGatataaaacatttctttctAGTCCTAACCCATTTCATCTTaatgagtttaaaaaatatagaaataaattaaatcacattatCAGAGGAGCTAAAAAGCATTACTGAGAGCAGAAATAACATGAGAGCACTTTGGAGTACTATTAATAATAttctcaacaaaacaaaaacaaagaaatcccTTCCCAATGAATTTAAAGTTGAAGGATCACTCACTAAGGACCCTGTTGTAACAGCCCACAAATTTAAcaagtttttttgttgaaattggATCAGCTATGGCCTCCAAAATACCTGCAGTGAATGAAAGTCCCCTTCAATTTATGCCATGGCCACCCACTGGTGGATTTCATTTTAGCCCTGTCACTTCCTTTGAACTATGCAAGGTACTAGGATCTCTGAAGAATTCTGCTGCTGGGAATGACGATCTCAATGCAGAGCTACTTAAAGAGGTGTCTGATGCCATTGCTGAACCACTgacacatatatttaatttatcatttaacaaATTAATTGTGCCACAGGAATTGAAAATTGCCAAAATTCTCCCTGTTTACAAATCTGAGGATCCTGCCATCTTTACCAATTACCGACCTATTTCCATTTTATCCACCATTTCAAAGATTCTTGAAAAGTTATCATTCAACAGACTAATAAAGTATCTTGACGAAAATGAAATCTTATACAAACACTAATATGGTTTCAGGAAATTCCATTCTACGGGTATGGctattacacattttattaaagaGCTATACAGAGCAAAGGATAAGAAACAACTTTCAAGAGGAATTTTCACAGACTTATCAAAAGCATTCGACACCGTGGATCATTATATTCTCTtgcaaaaatcaaaacacctgGGTCTTGATAATCAAGCATTAGAGTGGTTCTCTAGTTATCTGGAACATAGACTGCAGTTTGTTGCATATAAGGGAGTAAATTCCCCTTGTGACCAAATGTGGTGTCCCCCAGGGATCAATGATGGGACCATTATTGATCCTTTTATAGATTAATGATTTGGCTAATGCCTCAGATAGGGtggtcaaaagtatcgatactcaaaaaagtatcgatactaaaacgtatccggatacgatactcattttaaaaagtatctaTCAGCAggcccctcacacacacacacacacacacacacacagcagcaggcccctccccctcacacatacacacacacacacacagcagcaggcccctcccccttcacacacacacacacacacacacacacacagcagcaggcccctcccccttcacacacacacacacagcagcaggcccctcccccttcacacacacacacacagcagcaggcccctccccctcacacacacacacacgcacacacacacacacacacagcaggcccctccccctcacacacacacacacacacacacacacacacacacacacacacagcagcaggcccctcccctcacaaacagagacacacacacacacacacagacacacacacacacagcaggcccctcccccttaattgacacagtgtcagtgtacataagcatagagttaataagtttacataaatgtaaagtgttattttctctcttgaagtcccagaatgaagcagagaaaagtcgacctgcaaccaaacagcaacacacacagcgacTCTACCTCTTTTaatcaagctttcctaatattgtgctaattgttattgtttattgtaatgatttattttttgcactacctcagacctgaagcttgttatcatagtcacacaactgatttttattataaatatttaacctgtggttgttaattttaacatgttgcattttcttgttaataaaaatatttctgttaaattttggggtctttgtttttatcctggtggtattgaaaattatattgagtatccaatattttcctgagtatctgtatcgagttgaaaattttagtatcgtgacaaccctagtctcaGATCTGTTATCAAACATCTTGTTCACTGATGATACTAGTCTGTTTTACTCTCACTCAGATCCAAAAACCCTAATGAAAGTTGTTAATAAGgaattggaaaaaaatgcaaaatggttaaaaataaataaattgtcattaaacattaagaaaactaattttattctgtttggtcaaaatcataaaaataatcctataaatatatttgtgctGATTGATAATGTTTCAATAACTAAAGTAAAACCAACTTGTTTTCTTGGTGTACTTATACATGAAAACATATCCTGGAAACCTCACATCTCACTCATTACAtccaaaattgcaaaaaacattggaataattggaaaaatgtgttatcTTTTAAATACTAAAGTCTCACTTAATCTCTGTTATTGAATGGTTTAACCATTcattaattattgtaatattGCTTGGGCCAGCACTCATCAGACAAAACTGCAACCAATACTCTGCTTGCAAAAAAGAGCAGTAAGAATAATTTCCAACTCAGCTCTAAGAAGTCCTACATTACCTTTGTTTCAGTtacctttgtttgttttaaacaaaacacttccccctgtttttaataatatctTCATAACCAATAATCAGCTTCACAATTATCCTACAAGAAAAGCTTTACAACTTCGGCCTCCCAAATCACAAACCACCTCATCACAGTTTAGCATTACATCTAGAGGATCCAGGATATGGAACTCACTTCCTCCTGACTTAGTCAACCTTTCTCGTTTATCATTGAAAAGATCTTTAAAAAACCTATTACTATTTCAATAACCTATtataattcttgtttcattgctATGTTgcgcctttgttttgtttttctagtttcttgCTGTGTATAATTCCatgtttcttgttctttttatttttatgttatattagggaatcccactattcaagccccaggagggttttttgggttttcctggcatgtctttattttatttaaatatgtatatggaatatataaattgtattgttgttgttgttattatgttattttctttcttttaaaactgtgccaaataaatcaaatcaaataaaaaaaaaactacactcCAATTATGTAGGTTAATTTGAGAACTGCACActcacaataattaaaaaagtaatttatgttaACTTATTCAAATTAGATTtgatttacttaagtaaagtcaacttattatattttacagtgcTGTTACTTCAAACAATATATCAAACTGACAGGAACGTGAATAAAATGGctgctggtttgttttgttgaccTAAGTGATGAAGACATTGCATTTCCTGTGcgtgcttcacaataaaagcctcttgTGTTCGTCCAGCTgaggtgttttttaatgtgaagcagcagcaggaaacgtGTGTGTTAGCATCAGCTTTAACTTAATGCAGCTCTGTTGGGCGGCAGGAGAGTGAACAGGGAACATTGAGGCTGACATCAGCTGTTATCAGATTAAAGCTGTCACTATCTGttgatcatttcctgttttaacGTCAGCAGAGTTCCAACTAACCATCATATTAATTACTGACAAACATATGTTTTgatgattgttttatttcttcatctactttctctctgtttcatacCAACCCTGTTTAAGTGTTGTCTGTAATCTAGTTCATGATGACCCTGACGGAGGCAACAAGTCGAAACACGGTCTAAATAATGAATTAACCAGAAGAAGAGAATCAAAGCTTGATGTTGATGTGTGTGAGCAGTTTGTTCTCTGATGTAAAGATTCACTACAGATCATTAGAATAATAACACATCATGTTAAAGAGTGGTCCTACCTGagctccacagcagcagcagcaccaccaccagGTGATCCATGTTAATGGAGacgtctctctgctctgactgtcCCACTGCTGTCCTCACTATCTGCgtacagagggaggaggagcttcACTCCGTCACATCCTGCCTCTCTGTCCCTCCTATCAGCTCCACCTCTCCAGGTCCTTCTGCTGCTGTGTCCTATCTGTCCACCAGGTGTCTTCAGGGCTCAGTTATACGGACGGAGTCTTCTGTCCGTATCTGTATCTTGTTCTGGTGACGTCACACTGAGCTAGAGTCTGTGTAGAAGTGACACAGAGGGGAGTTGTGGTATTGAGTTCCCGCCCAAACACTGACGTGAAAAGAAGCTGAAGACAGATGGCAGATAACAGGACTATGGTTTGTGTTAGCGTGACAACCAGGGCAGGCTGAGACGCTCCAATCAGATTAAAGCTGTCATTGTCAGCTGATCGTTTCCTGTCCTTATGTCAGCAGAGCTCCAACGAACCATCTTATCAATTACTGACAAacatatgtttttataaaaaaaatttcaagCAATTAACTTCATACCCACCctgtttaaatattgtcttgcttcatctaaaataatgtttttatatacaaCAAATGTTGTTCTGATCACTACAAAGTGTTCCTCTTCACACTTTCCCCCTCTCCGTGGCTGGAGGTGAAGTTGTTCCACTCTGGCCTCacatggaaaacattttaagacaaataaccaaaaaacacttttggtGTCAGCTTTTTCAACACATTATTAACATGGACATTGaaagtcaaaatataaaaatatttattttgcactGTGGAATGATTACACAGCTGACTGAAGTACTGAAGCTAATAATACTGCACAGTTAATGTACATTATAGTGCAGGTATTGTCAgtttagctgtgtgtgtgtgtgtgtgtgtgtgtgtgtgtgtgtgtgtgtgtgtggtctaaaatagaaatgaaatacAGGAGAGACACTTTACTAATCCTACACTGAGCTTTCATGTTGTCACAAGTGTCAACATGCATCCAAATGCTACTTCTTTTTCCACTTTTACTCATCTTTGCAGCACATTCCTCTCTGTCTTCATTcaact
Encoded proteins:
- the LOC131989003 gene encoding far upstream element-binding protein 2-like: MPSNNQLPPGPATSYHQLPPGPATNRPSDQLPPATNRPSHQLPPGTATSYHQAQPPATSRPSHQLPSGESVFIETVPE